The genomic segment AGTTACACATGATATGCAAAGACTCAGACCTTTTGGGAAAATGGGTAGTTGTTGTTCATTCTGGCTTTGTTTTGTTCTTGTGAAGCTCACACAGCCATATTTCATGATTTGACAACATGGAAAACCCCTACCAAATAAGAATCGCAGCTTTAAAGGCATGATCTGTCAGTCCATTGCTACGTCTATGCATCTGAGAGAAGATACGTTTCCCCAGCCCCATCACTCAGTTTAAACAACAAAGTGGCAGGGCCAGGCTGTTGAAATAACATATTTGAACACATGTCCAGCAAATAACATCACACTCACACTGTTTTATCGTTAGTTCACTAACTGTCTGGTCCTCTTCGTTACATTGATTTCAAGGTTCAAGATGACCGCACTTCTTAGCTTGCTCCTCGGGGCTGGTCCACTACTGTTACTTGCCCTAAACCCAGTACATGGATCCGACAATGCCACCCTCCCATTGGTTCTGTGGCACGGAATGGGTAAGCACTTGAGATGCATAATGCAACAACATCATGTTTCACATACAGCAGTGGTGTTTCTCAGTTTGGCAGAGTAGCAAAACAAGGAAGTGATGGCCACTTCCTATATTTTCATGTGGCCCTTAGATAAGTCATGATATGGCAGTTAGTGTATATGAATAGTTTTTCCCCCCCCAAAACTCAATATCAaccaatttttcacattttgtgttttttcatcagaaatgattgcttttGAGTTCTCAGATTTTTAGATTCatcgttttttttgttgcaaaaatgcTTGAAATGCATTGTTTAGCTGGGATGGAATGTTCATATCCTGtaatttgactgtgatatgtggttgtctcacctagttatcttaagatgaatgcacttactgtaagtcactctggataagagcatctgctaaatgactcaaatgtcaaaTGAAAACGTTTTACATACAggctcatattactgtattgaataataccaaaatatatttttcaaatatgtcacaaatgtatcagttctttgtaaaaaaaaaaggaagttatttgttacattttacTGTGTAAATCCTAGTACTTCTTATTTTTCTGAGAGTGAGGTGGATATATAACATTTAGCAAAAAAACGAtttgtctgtcattgaacaacaccATGcaatgattagatagtgaaaaaacaccccaatctctttcataatttcttgAAACAATAAAAGcatatttaccaacatttctgaaaatggatatatagtaTTTTGTAATGAAACTCTTCATATAGAGACTCTGGGTTCTTGTTTCGGTGTGTACATAGGAGACAGCTGTTGCAACCCTCTCAGCATGGGCTCCATAAAGAAGATGATCGAGGAAACCATCCCTGGAATTGACGTCCTGTCACTAATGATTGGCAAGACTGTCAGTCAGGTACTTTCCAATCTGtggtggacagccataccctgtGGTGACCGGTGTGAATGCTTGCCTTTGCTCCAGCCAAGCCTGATTCTACTAATGAAAGCTTTGATTGAATTTCAAATCTGCAGATTTGATGTTGATTAAGGCACCCCCCGcacatctctgattcagagattaaatgctgaagacacatttcagttgaatgcattcaattgtgcaactgactaggtatcccctttccctactgtgtggctggagcaaaagcctgcatcCATGCCAGCCCTTGCAGGCTAAAATCCCTCCCCCTTGACCTATTTTTTTGAGATGTGGTGTTTCTGTTTGTCAACATTGTTACTGTCCCAACATGAACATCCTTGCCTCATATATATCTCTCAGGACACAGAGAATGGTTTCTTCATGGAtgtcaatgagcaggtgtccatggTGTGTAGCCAGCTGGCCCAGGATCCCAAACTGAAGGATGGCTACAATGCCATGGGCTTCTCCCAGGGAGGACAGTTCCTGTAAGTAGTGTCTCTTGGTTCGTACTCACAAAGCCTCTCAGGATGCTGTAATTCTCAGATCTTCGCCTTTCTCCCCTCCCCAGGAGGGCAGTGGCGCAGCGCTGTCCATCTCCTCCAATGAAAACCCTGATCTCTGTTGGGGGACAACAACAAGGTAACGGCACCATGGCAACAGTGACATAACCCCTTGTCTTGTCTCTTTTCATTGTCTTTCATTCACTTCCTGACAGTTTTGAAATGATCCTATTCTCCATATTCTCAGGAGTGTATGGTCTCCCTAAATGCCCTGGAGAGAGCTCCCATATCTGTGACTGGATTCGCAAGGAACTCAACGCAGGAGCCTACACTGATATTGTGCAAAAACAGTAAGTGTAGAATTTATTTACAACTCAAAAACAGTGAGTGTAGACTTTATTTCAACTCATTCAGAGTGCAATTCTTATGTTTGAGACGAATCAGCAATATCCAGATCAACAGTATGTTATGACATAGTTACTGTACGTTTTGAGACGAGGCACAAAGAGAAAGGGCTTTGTGTATTGTGTGGTTGTTATCCAGTGAGTCATTTGGAATCCTTGTGTCTTTATCAGCTTGGTGCAGGCACAGTACTGGCACGACCCACTGAACGACGACCTGTACAAAAAACACAGCCTCTTCCTGGCTGATATCAATCAGGAGCGGGTTAGTATGGCTCTAGTATGGTGTTAGTATATATTTTTCCATCGCTGTATTCCAATCCAATTCCATTCATTTCATCTGCTGCCTTTTCACCCCACACAGGTGGTGAACGAGACTTACAAGAAGAACCTCCAGCTGCTGGACAAGTTTGTGATGGTCAAGTTCTTGCAGGACAGTGTTGTGGATCCAGCTGACACCGAGGTAAATACTGGACACACTGTGACAACCTCTCTTGATGTACTGTCCTCCTCCTACACTGTAATTACTGACGCTAATAGGCTAAACGTATGTTGTATGCAATCTATTTGTTATAGTGGTTTGGTTTTCTGAAAACGGGTCAGGCAAAAGAGACCGAGACGCTTCAGGAGAGTGTTCTCTATAAAGAGGTAAAAACCCCCATCATGTTTACTCATCTTCAAACACAGACATgtacactatacagtatatacaaaagtatgtggacagccctttAAATGAAtggattcggttatttcagccacacctgttgctgacaaaaaaaaataatcaagcacaccgccatgcaatctccatagacaaacagtggcagtagaatggccttcctaaagagctcagtgactttcaacgtggcaccgtcataggatgccacctttccaccaAGTCAGGTCGTCAAATGTATTGTtcagtggaaacgtctaggagcaacaacagttcagccgcgaagtggtaggccacacaaactcacagaacaggaccgccatgTGATGAAGCACGTAGTGTGTaacaatcgtctgtcctcggttgcaacactcgctacagaattccaaactgcccctggaagcaatgtcagcacaataactgtttgtcaggagcttcatgaaatgggtttccatggccgagcagccgtacacaagcctaagatcaccatgcacaatgccaagtgtcggctggagtggtttaaagctcaccaccattggactctggcagtccgacgggcgaatctgggtttggcggatgccaggagaacactacctgccccaatgcatagtgccaactgtaaagtttggtggaggaggaatattggtctgggcctgtttttcatggttcgggctaagccccttagttccagtgaagggaaatcttaatgctacagcatgcaatgacattctagacgattctgtgcttccaactttgtgacaacagtttggggaaagccctctCCTGTTTCAGCCTGACAATGCCACTGTGCAGAAAGCAAGGttcatacaaaaatggtttgttgagatcggtgtggaagaacttgactggcctacaacctcaaccccatcgaacacctttgggatgaattggaacgccgactgcgagccaggcctaatcaaccTAAAACATCAGTGTCCAACCTCACTAAGTCCCCACAGtcagcaagtccccacagcaattacatttaagtcatttagcagaccctcttatccagagcgacttacagtagtgaatgcatacatttcatttcatgcattttttttttttttgtactggtccccctgtgggaatcaaacccacaaccctggcgttgcacacaccatgctggcgttgcaaacaccatgctctaccaactgatccacagggAAGATCCATGTGAGGATTTTTCATTGGAAAATTAACCTTTTCCTTTGAGACTTGGGATGACCAGAGTTCATGAAGGATTGAATATTATGCAAGAATACTGCAATATAGCAGTAGATTAAGACTTTTCTATACTGAAATTTGAAAATGAAGACATGACTGAATCATTATGCTGCTTATGGAGAACGTCAAGTAGTAACTGTCAGTGGAATGTATCCTGAACTTACAACCATAGGGCTAGTTCCATAACTTTCACTTTATCAAGACTTATCcgatgttccaacatcttgtagaaagccttcccagaagtggggaccaactccatattaatgcccatgactttggaatgagatgtacgacaaacaggtgtccacatacttttggccatgtggaGTATTTTCATGTATTCGACTCATATTGTAATGTATGTGATATTGTTTTGATACATGGAGTTTATTTTCAGGATCGTCTGGGACTGGCAGCGATGGATGCAGCTGGAAAGCTGGATTTCCTGGGTACAGAAGGAGATCACCTCCAGTTCACCAGGGAGTGGTTCAATGCCAAACTAGTGCCTTACCTGCGCTAAATACACCTAGCTACCTTCGCTCTGACACTCAAGTTGGCATGCGCACAACTATTGCACTGATCATTCCTATCATAATCGATACCATCCTGCTGATGAATCTAATGTACAATATGATTTTTAAAACGCTGATTTTACCCAGTTAATGTACTACCACAGAAAATTAATTTAGTCTTAGTTGGTTCCCAGAGATGCATGGTGGTCTAATTGGGGATGTGTATTAAAGTTTACATTTGAGCTTTTTTGTTTAGCGCCATTTTGGAATAAGAATGTACATTATAACACTTAAAGGGTAGTGTGTGTAATGGTAAATGTTAGATAATCACTGGTTCTGGACTGGGCTAATTATTATCGTTAGTGTTGGTTTACCCAGCTCTCCTTGTGAAAAGTGGTAAACAACAGCTCTCTGGGAAAATTAGCCAAACATAAGGGCACATCACACGAATCCCCCCCTCATTCCATATTCAGCCTGAAGCAGATGGAGAAAAATCACCCAAGACTGATTTCTTATAATTATTTTATTGCAACATTTGTATTCCTCCAGTACTGATGAGCAAAATGTTGATTCTTGACCCAAATAAAGAGGCAAAAGAAACTCCACAGAGCATGTCCGCTACAACAGAATAACCACAGATGTAGACGAGTGGCTAGGTGGGTTGATGTGTAGGTGATGGCGACAGTGGAGTTAAGACAACTCTAGCATTAAAAAGAAATGTCTATACAGATCATTACAACAGTCATTCAGAGCTTAAGGGAGGTAACCCAAACTTAGTCAATAATGATTCTTCTAGAGTATGTTTGTCTCGTCTATCTTTTGAACCACTCACTTCCAGCTTGTGCTGAAGTGAAGTCACACTCACCACACACTTCCCTCTTTCTTTGCCATCATTCACCTCCATATGTCTCAATAATATGGAATGTTCATTTAAAATGCTAATGGGAATGTCTTGGGAActaaacttttttatttttcaatattctTTTCAGCATTTTgattgtatttcttttttttaaagacagtGATCCTGCACACAACTCGTCATTTCACCAATTTAAGAGCAATGACATGTCATAGTTAATCAATCCCTATGAAATGTTAATAACATCGTCAAAGTTGGAAGTGATAGCATTGTCATCTGTAAAGAGGGGTTGGTTGTACATGTGCTTCACGGATGAATTGCATAAATGAAACAAACCGCCGACCCCTAAAACACCTGCCCCCCCCGACCAGAGGGGAAACGGAAACCCTATTAAATGATTGGTTGAAGGAGACGGGAAGCATAGCCTGATTGGCATAGGAGTTAAAACCGCAGAGAAGGTGTGATAAACATAATAGCGGGAGCCAGGCTTCTATCATTTGCTGGAATGTACAGATCAAATCAGAAATGATCCTGGTTGTTGGCAAACTCATTTGAATGCGCTCACTGGCCATGAGGATAACCAAATGGAATAACATGCTGCTCCCTGCAATTGGCTGAAGGAACGCTCCAGATAAAGCAAGCAGTCCTCTCATTGGCTGAAGGAAGAAACAGCTAAAGCTGTGATTGGCAGatagggaagaaaaaaaaaatgtgggcTAGGTTGGCATCTCAGTCTACTTTGTGGTTTGGTTAGCTGGTTGGTCGGTCTATCAGTCAGGTAGGCATTTGCAAAGGGGAGGCTGTTACGAGTGCTGGCTGCCCCTCTATCCAGCGATCTCGGTACAAGTGGTGACTAGCTTCTTGCCGTCCCAGACAGTCTTGAACTGCTCAGGAACAGGGATCTCAGTCTGAGAGAGACAAAGGAGAAAATGTTAGTTTATCATCAACATTTCCACATAACACGTATTACTATGTTGTCATATAATGCCACTAGACACTCCAAATTTCACCATAGATGTACTCACATAGTCTCCGTCTTTACCAGGTACCAGCACGTTCATCTCTGAGCTCTTGGCGCTGACGATCTCACACTCCAGCGAATCTTTGCTCAGGTACACGTGGCAACCGTCAGTCTTGTTGATGGAGATGGTGGGCACCTTGCCCAAGACCTGAACACACCAGATagggttaaagctgcaatatgtcattTTTTGGGCAACCCAACCgtattcacatagaaatgtgagttatagatatgtcattCTCATCGAAAGAAAGTCTTTGCCGTATATCTGTTCTATGTATgcaatttctatgcttcccattaagttatatttttgtgtcttttactttcggttttgtacaccagcggtttagatggtacaatgattctttacactatacttgcttgtttcgtcacaaactgaaattagaattttagcaaccaggaaatggcagagcgatgtctacatagtgcatctttaagagTGAATCAACTGTGATTAAATAATCTCTGTTGGGTACTGTGCATAGATAACAGCCACAAGAGATTGCAAAGTAATCCGCAAAATGTCACGTCCACATAGTCACATTGGAGACTTAATATGTAAATGGTAATGAGACAAAAGCTGATATGATCTTCTGTTGTCACCGTTGTGCGATAACGCCATGTCTATTGCCTTTTAATGACCAGGCCTTTTCACAGCGTGTCCATTTCCGCATGAATCAAATTTTAGAAATACACACCTGGACCTTGACATCCCTGCAGTTGATAACCTCGATAATGCCCACAACATCGTCAAAGACCAGGCCCAGTTTCTTACAGTTGTCTGCAAGAAAGGAATCATATAAACAAATGCCCTTCGTTGACCTTTTCATTTGTTCACGCACTGGAACATGGGTCTGCCCTTACCTAAAGTGATGGAGTTTATCTTGCCCTTGATCTGCAGGGTGCTGTTGTTACACTTGAAGGCGTAGACCACTTGCTTGAGCTCTGTGTCGCTGATCACCAGGCCCTGGGCACCCTCCTGGTTCTCCTATAGGTCATCACACAGGAGGGAGAGTGGTTAGGGAGAAAATATACTGGCTTGGGGCTGCCGTGATCAGTGCGTGCTAAACCCGTGCATTCAGTTTTCAGCAGCAAACCAACAGTCCACTTATCATGAGTTCACTGTAGTGGAAACTCTGCTTATATAGTAGATATTTTGATAGTACACATATTTATAAACCACTGGCCTTACTATGACCCATATAAAGTCTTTAGAATTGGGTGCAGCAAGTAAACCACATGGAGTTATGCATACCACTGTTTGGAAACACTTCCATGTTGCATATGTTGGGAACATGGAAGTCCTTAATAAAGTAACTGTCCATTGTTTCCAGATTTGTATGAAAAATGACCAATCATTTATTAAAATATGATTCAAATAGTCTTCCAACAATGGTAATTAAGTACGTTAAAAAGAACCTTTCGGTGTTTGGATGTGTGGGCGTATCCCAAAAACAGAACGGTATGGGCGTATAACGGTGATAAAAATATTCATGcgagtagaccgctgattggccagctcatcctctgaggaaatagcattttttttaaaaaaggtttgtttcaaatatttaaataattttttctccaatttatgctttggccacagatacaagtataggatgagtcaacattATTTGGATATGAATGAACAAAATAAGAACTTTTAAAAAAGTGAGAtattcactggacagttactttaagggGCTGTGGAGAGAGAACATAGCCTAGAATAACTTTTTTCCTATAGGAGGAACTGACTGTCAGAGAAGCAGATGTGGTGCACTGATGAAGCTCTCCGGGCCTGTTTGtcagtctctgtttctctctggctCTACCATCCATGCCCCCACTGCTGAAGCTACACTACTTTTCCAATCCAGCTCACCACTTTCCACTTTTTGCCATCAAGCTCCAGAACGGGGGGCAGCTTGCGAGAGGCAGCGGCGGTGACAGCCGGCTTGGAGGTAGTGAAGGGCTTGGGCCCTGTGCGCACCGGGCCGGTCTGAGTCCTCAGGTTGGGGTTCTTGTGAGTCATCTGGTCTTTGGGCACGTGCTTCAGGCCTTGGGACATAAAGTAATAAAGGTACGAGAGGGGGaacacaaacatttacattttagtcatttaccagATGCTATTATCAGAGTAACATACAGTAAGATCGTtgagacatttaaaaaatatatagattttacctttatttaactaggctagtcagttaagaacaaattcttattttcaatgacggcctaggaacagtgggttaactgccttgttcaggggcagaacgaccgatttcttaccttgtcagctcggggattcgatcttgcaactttttcggttactagtccaacgctctaaccactaggctaccctgccgcccacaTGGTGGTACTGTGCTGGTAGACAAGGAGAAatgccctcctgtactccctgttcacccacgactgcgtggccaaacacgaccccaacaccatcattaagtttgctgatgacaacagcgggaggcctgatcaccgacaatgatgagacagcctatagggaagtcagagacctggcagtgtggtacgaggacaacctctccctcaaatgtgagctgatcgtggactacaggaaaaggagggccgaacaggcccccattaacgtcaacggggctgaagtggagcgggtcgagagtttcaagttccttggtgtccacatcaccaacaaactaccatggtccaaacacatcaagacagtcgtgaagcgggcacgacaacaccttttcccccctcaggagactgaaaagatttggcatgagtccccaaatcctcaaaaagttctacatccgcaccatcgagagcatcctgaccggttgcagcaccgcctggtatgacgactgctcggcatccgaccgtaaggcgctacagagggtattgcgtacggcccagtacatcactggggcagagcttcctgccatccaggacctatataataggcggtgtcagaggaaagcccataaaattgtcagacacttcagtcacccaagtccgactgttctctctgctaccacacggcaagcagtaccggaacaccaagtctaggaccaaaaggctccttaacagcttct from the Salmo trutta chromosome 36, fSalTru1.1, whole genome shotgun sequence genome contains:
- the ppt1 gene encoding palmitoyl-protein thioesterase 1 isoform X1; this encodes MKVRFKMTALLSLLLGAGPLLLLALNPVHGSDNATLPLVLWHGMGDSCCNPLSMGSIKKMIEETIPGIDVLSLMIGKTVSQDTENGFFMDVNEQVSMVCSQLAQDPKLKDGYNAMGFSQGGQFLRAVAQRCPSPPMKTLISVGGQQQGVYGLPKCPGESSHICDWIRKELNAGAYTDIVQKHLVQAQYWHDPLNDDLYKKHSLFLADINQERVVNETYKKNLQLLDKFVMVKFLQDSVVDPADTEWFGFLKTGQAKETETLQESVLYKEDRLGLAAMDAAGKLDFLGTEGDHLQFTREWFNAKLVPYLR
- the ppt1 gene encoding palmitoyl-protein thioesterase 1 isoform X2, giving the protein MTALLSLLLGAGPLLLLALNPVHGSDNATLPLVLWHGMGDSCCNPLSMGSIKKMIEETIPGIDVLSLMIGKTVSQDTENGFFMDVNEQVSMVCSQLAQDPKLKDGYNAMGFSQGGQFLRAVAQRCPSPPMKTLISVGGQQQGVYGLPKCPGESSHICDWIRKELNAGAYTDIVQKHLVQAQYWHDPLNDDLYKKHSLFLADINQERVVNETYKKNLQLLDKFVMVKFLQDSVVDPADTEWFGFLKTGQAKETETLQESVLYKEDRLGLAAMDAAGKLDFLGTEGDHLQFTREWFNAKLVPYLR